The Podospora pseudocomata strain CBS 415.72m chromosome 1 map unlocalized CBS415.72m_1, whole genome shotgun sequence genome has a segment encoding these proteins:
- a CDS encoding uncharacterized protein (COG:A; EggNog:ENOG503NUTA), whose translation MWATARRMASTTRSASSAALTFELVGKCSTTRARASILTLPHGQVNLPIFMPVATQASLKGLTPEQLEATGCRLCLNNTYHLGLKPGQEVLDAVGGAHKFQGWNHNLLTDSGGFQMVSLLKLANVTEEGVRFLSPHDGSPMLLTPEHSMSLQNSIGSDIMMQLDDVLVTTHPDKARMREAMERSVRWLDRCIAAHKYPERQNLFCIIQGGLDLEMRRECCREMVARDTPGIAIGGLSGGEAKDDFCKVVATCTEQLPELKPRYVMGIGYPEDLVVSVALGADMFDCVWPTRTARFGNAITKHGVLNMKREMYAVDFGPIEEGCGCQCCRPVGQEGSLGITRAFIHHNAAKETVAAHLLTLHNVWYQLDLMRQAREAIIADQFPAFVKKFFVGLYPDGQSYPSWAVNALRGVGIELLER comes from the exons ATGTGGGCAACTGCAAGAAGAATGGCTTCTACGACCAGATCGGCATCCTCTGCCGCCCTCACTTTTGAGCTGGTGGGAAAGTGCTCT ACAACCCGTGCCCGCGCATCCATCTTGACGCTGCCCCACGGTCAGGTCAACCTCCCAATTTTCATGCCTGTAGCCACGCAGGCTTCACTCAAAGGCCTTACCCCCGAACAACTCGAGGCAACTGGATGCCGTCTCTgcctcaacaacacctacCATCTCGGCCTGAAGCCTGGTCAGGAAGTCCTTGATGCTGTAGGAGGCGCGCACAAGTTTCAGGGATGGAATCACAATCTTCTTACTGATAGTGGCGG GTTTCAGATGGTCTCGCTACTCAAGCTGGCCAACGTCACCGAGGAAGGTGTGCGCTTCCTCTCACCACACGACGGCAGCCCTATGCTCTTAACCCCCGAGCACTCGATGAGCCTCCAAAACTCGATCGGATCCGACATTATGATGCAGCTGGACGATGTCCTCGTCACTACACACCCAGACAAGGCGCGCATGAGAGAGGCGATGGAGCGCAGTGTACGTTGGCTCGACAGATGTATCGCTGCCCACAAATACCCAGAAAGGCAGAACCTGTTCTGCATCATTCAGGGTGGACTGGACCTGGAGATGCGCCGGGAATGCTGCCGCGAGATGGTCGCCCGTGACACACCCGGTATCGCCATTGGCGGACTGAGCGGAGGTGAAGCAAAGGATGACTTCTGCAAGGTGGTGGCCACTTGCACGGAGCAACTACCAGAACTCAAGCCGAGATACGTTATGGGAATTGGGTACCCAGAGGATCTTGTGGTCAGCGTGGCACTGGGAGCAGACATGTTCGACTGCGTGTGGCCCACACGCACTGCGCGGTTTGGGAATGCCATCACCAAGCATGGTGTACTCAACATGAAAAGAGAGATGTATGCCGTTGATTTCGGGCCCATCGAGGAGGGTTGTGGGTGTCAGTGCTGCAGGCCTGTCGGCCAAGAAGGGTCGCTGGGCATTACAAGGGCATTCATTCACCACAATGCCGCCAAAGAGACAGTTGCGGCGCACCTGCTGACACTACACAACGTGTGGTATCAGCTGGATCTGATGAGACAGGCCAGAGAGGCCATCATTGCTGACCAATTCCCGGCATTCGTCAAGAAGTTTTTTGTTGGACTGTACCCTGATGGACAGAGCTATCCATCGTGGGCAGTCAACGCATTGCGTGGTGTTGGCATCGAGTTGCTAGAGAGGTGA